The Anabaena sp. WA102 genome contains a region encoding:
- the upp gene encoding uracil phosphoribosyltransferase, with translation MTQQLRVYVPPHPLIQHWLGVARDVATPSVLFRSAMTELGRWLTYEAAREWLPTQETMVQTPLTTCAATFINPQIPVAVVPILRAGLGLLEGAQGVLPLASIYHVGLARNEETLEPTCYLNKLPEKFAPETRVLITEPMLATGGSIMAVMAELTQRGVDPALIRIISVVVAPPALKKLAAVYPGLIVYTATIDETLDDQGYIVPGLGDAGDRIFGT, from the coding sequence ATGACACAACAACTCCGTGTTTATGTTCCACCTCATCCTTTAATTCAGCACTGGTTGGGAGTTGCTCGTGATGTAGCTACGCCATCTGTATTATTTCGTTCTGCTATGACTGAGTTGGGTAGGTGGCTAACTTATGAGGCTGCTAGGGAGTGGTTGCCGACTCAAGAAACAATGGTGCAAACGCCTCTGACGACCTGTGCAGCCACTTTTATTAATCCTCAGATACCTGTGGCTGTTGTGCCGATTTTGCGGGCTGGTTTAGGCTTGTTGGAGGGAGCGCAGGGTGTACTGCCTTTGGCATCAATTTACCATGTTGGCTTGGCGCGAAATGAAGAAACTCTAGAACCTACTTGTTATTTAAATAAATTACCCGAAAAATTCGCTCCCGAAACGCGGGTGTTAATTACTGAGCCGATGTTGGCTACTGGAGGCTCTATAATGGCAGTAATGGCGGAATTGACCCAAAGAGGTGTTGATCCGGCGTTAATTCGGATTATATCCGTAGTTGTTGCTCCCCCAGCGTTGAAAAAATTGGCTGCTGTCTATCCTGGCTTAATCGTTTACACCGCTACTATTGATGAAACGCTTGATGATCAAGGGTATATTGTACCAGGATTGGGGGATGCGGGCGATCGCATTTTTGGAACTTAA
- a CDS encoding YggT family protein translates to MNLLITTLATFVSLYSYLLIIRVLLTWFPTIEWSNQPFAALSQISDPYLNLFRSIIPPLGGMDFSPILAFLALNIVGGILDSLARATLVQGF, encoded by the coding sequence ATGAATTTACTAATTACAACCCTAGCTACCTTTGTCTCTCTTTACAGCTATTTGCTGATTATTCGAGTCTTGTTGACTTGGTTTCCCACTATTGAATGGTCTAATCAACCATTTGCAGCTTTAAGCCAAATTAGTGATCCCTACCTCAATCTATTTCGTTCCATAATTCCCCCCTTGGGTGGTATGGATTTCTCCCCTATCCTGGCATTTTTGGCATTGAACATAGTTGGTGGTATTTTAGATAGTTTAGCTCGCGCCACCTTGGTACAAGGGTTTTAA
- a CDS encoding type II toxin-antitoxin system VapC family toxin — MILCDACPLFALVDNKQSQHVAIKKAVMKLSIPLITTWPCFTEAMYLALRRGGWAMQNQLGKLITNDMLTFYEVQATDYELLFELIKKYQDRPMDLADGTLVIAAERLQINRILTLDSDFFFYLINDSEPFNVINLNDSK, encoded by the coding sequence ATGATTCTTTGTGATGCTTGTCCTCTGTTTGCCCTTGTGGATAACAAGCAGTCTCAGCACGTAGCTATCAAGAAAGCAGTAATGAAACTCTCAATACCCTTGATAACGACATGGCCATGTTTTACAGAAGCGATGTATCTTGCTTTACGTCGTGGTGGATGGGCAATGCAAAATCAGTTGGGAAAGCTAATTACCAATGATATGTTAACTTTTTATGAAGTTCAAGCAACAGATTACGAGCTTCTATTTGAACTAATTAAGAAGTATCAAGATCGTCCAATGGATCTTGCAGATGGAACTCTTGTGATTGCTGCTGAACGTCTGCAAATAAACAGGATATTGACTCTGGATTCAGATTTTTTCTTTTATCTTATCAATGATTCCGAACCTTTTAATGTTATTAATTTGAATGATTCAAAGTAG
- a CDS encoding IS4 family transposase translates to MLPQSYQTIFRKHLSEQQYLTLEILLLLIQAHRQVKLSKLASLFPQPIKYESRKRNLQRFLGIGKLCVKLLWFPLIKYWIRQSLTPKQLNREQRRYFHKKQYQKYGYWMVALDRTQWKGRNIFMVTLVWGTHALPLYWETLNHVGNSNLQTQKRLIKTAIKLLKKCRIVVLADREFHSPKLAKWLDEQGVYFALRQKKNLYFQEKPEQEYQVLKNQGFKPGMSRFYEKVKCGKGDELGLFNIAVYWKRKYRNSGPKEPWYILTNLPTLQQTLCLYRCRWGIEQFFKDCKTGGYNLEDTKVNETRFLALVLLIVIAYSLATMHGQRMKKLGIETYAGRIQQHQDKYPRQSDFSFALYGQLWIYGMELWADLALNLINLKPHKRLFFQRGFQALSLMKQAL, encoded by the coding sequence ATGTTACCACAATCATATCAAACAATTTTCCGAAAGCATTTGAGTGAACAGCAGTATTTGACACTAGAGATATTGTTGTTATTAATACAGGCTCATCGCCAAGTAAAACTGTCAAAATTGGCCAGCTTGTTTCCCCAACCAATTAAATATGAAAGCAGGAAACGTAATCTACAAAGATTTTTAGGAATAGGTAAACTCTGCGTAAAATTATTATGGTTTCCATTGATAAAATATTGGATTAGACAATCGTTAACACCAAAACAACTGAATCGAGAACAGCGCCGTTATTTTCATAAAAAACAGTATCAAAAATATGGTTATTGGATGGTAGCACTGGATAGAACACAGTGGAAGGGGCGAAATATATTTATGGTGACATTGGTATGGGGTACTCATGCCCTACCACTATATTGGGAAACATTAAATCATGTCGGAAATAGTAATTTACAAACACAGAAAAGATTAATAAAGACAGCAATAAAGTTGTTAAAAAAATGTCGAATTGTGGTGTTAGCAGACAGAGAATTTCATAGTCCAAAACTGGCTAAATGGCTTGATGAGCAAGGAGTTTACTTCGCTTTACGCCAGAAGAAAAACCTTTATTTTCAAGAAAAACCTGAACAAGAATATCAAGTTCTTAAAAATCAAGGATTTAAGCCAGGAATGTCGAGATTTTATGAAAAAGTTAAATGTGGTAAAGGGGATGAATTAGGCTTATTTAATATCGCTGTTTATTGGAAGAGAAAATATCGGAACTCTGGACCAAAAGAACCTTGGTATATCTTGACGAATCTACCAACTCTCCAACAAACTTTATGCCTCTATAGATGTCGATGGGGAATTGAGCAATTCTTTAAGGATTGTAAAACTGGTGGTTATAATTTAGAGGATACTAAAGTAAATGAAACTCGCTTTTTAGCTTTAGTATTATTGATTGTCATTGCTTATAGTTTAGCCACTATGCACGGTCAACGGATGAAAAAATTAGGTATAGAGACTTATGCCGGACGTATTCAACAACATCAGGACAAGTACCCACGTCAAAGTGATTTTAGCTTTGCTCTCTACGGACAACTATGGATTTATGGTATGGAATTATGGGCTGATTTAGCTCTGAATTTAATCAATCTCAAGCCTCATAAACGCCTCTTTTTTCAACGGGGCTTTCAGGCTCTATCCCTTATGAAACAAGCTCTTTAG
- a CDS encoding Uma2 family endonuclease gives MIQTLSKVTTFEEFVAGLPENSGVRYELHNGNIIEMAQPVGEHEEVKGFLGVEIPFEIKRLGLPYGIPNQVIVRPEGKDSGYFPDLLVLNRENLVNEKLWKKQSIISNAASIPLVIEVVSTNWRDDYYLKYADYEEMGIPEYWIVDYAALGGRNFIGNPKQPTISVCNLVDEEYQISKFRDHERIIFQTFPELDLTANQIFQASI, from the coding sequence ATGATTCAAACCTTATCTAAAGTTACTACCTTTGAGGAATTTGTCGCTGGGCTTCCTGAAAATTCTGGGGTACGTTACGAACTACATAATGGGAATATCATTGAAATGGCACAACCAGTAGGAGAACACGAAGAAGTAAAAGGATTTCTAGGCGTAGAAATTCCCTTTGAAATCAAACGGCTTGGATTACCCTACGGTATTCCCAACCAAGTTATAGTTAGACCAGAGGGTAAAGATTCTGGTTATTTCCCAGATTTATTAGTGCTAAATCGTGAAAATCTGGTAAATGAAAAATTATGGAAAAAACAATCTATTATTAGTAATGCTGCATCTATCCCTTTAGTAATTGAAGTTGTATCAACTAATTGGCGTGATGATTACTATTTGAAATATGCTGATTATGAAGAAATGGGAATCCCTGAATATTGGATTGTTGATTATGCAGCTTTAGGTGGAAGAAATTTTATTGGTAATCCTAAACAACCGACAATCTCTGTTTGTAATTTGGTTGATGAAGAATATCAAATTAGTAAGTTTAGAGATCATGAACGGATTATTTTCCAAACTTTTCCTGAATTAGATCTCACCGCAAATCAGATTTTTCAAGCTTCCATATAA
- the argJ gene encoding bifunctional ornithine acetyltransferase/N-acetylglutamate synthase, which produces MADWQIITGGVTAARGYKAAGITAGLKASGLPDLALIVSDVEAIAAGVFTTSQVKAACVDYCRQVLQGKHSARAILCNAGQANAATGEQGIKDAQESADLLGKELGINPESILLASTGVIGQRIKMDILRGGIPKVVAELSETGSDAAAGAIVTTDLVTKSIALETIIHDRPVRIGGIAKGSGMIHPNMATMLAFVTCDAAVSSTLWQKMLTRAADRSFNSITVDGDTSTNDCLIALANGQSRTPAITEMGAEAQKLEAMLTYVCQHLAKAIARDGEGATCLIEVQVTGAHDELAARQIAKTIAGSSLVKAAIFGHDPNWGRIAAAAGRAGVRFEQENLSIKLGDILLFENGQPLPFDKAAASAYLKAAAHGEYLQSDTVLISVSVGNGHGTGQAWGCDLSYDYVKINAEYTT; this is translated from the coding sequence ATGGCAGATTGGCAAATCATTACTGGTGGTGTAACAGCAGCGCGGGGGTATAAAGCAGCGGGAATTACAGCGGGACTAAAAGCTTCGGGATTACCGGATTTAGCCTTAATTGTATCAGATGTGGAAGCGATCGCTGCTGGTGTATTCACCACTAGCCAAGTTAAAGCAGCCTGTGTAGATTACTGTCGTCAAGTATTACAAGGGAAACATAGCGCGAGAGCCATTCTTTGTAATGCGGGACAAGCTAACGCCGCAACAGGCGAACAAGGGATTAAAGATGCTCAAGAAAGTGCAGACTTGTTAGGTAAAGAATTGGGTATTAACCCAGAATCTATTTTATTAGCTTCCACCGGCGTAATTGGTCAACGGATTAAAATGGATATATTGCGGGGTGGTATCCCCAAAGTAGTTGCAGAACTATCAGAAACAGGCTCAGACGCAGCCGCAGGAGCAATAGTCACCACAGATTTAGTCACCAAATCCATAGCCTTAGAAACCATTATCCATGACCGTCCAGTGCGAATTGGTGGCATTGCTAAAGGTTCAGGAATGATTCACCCCAACATGGCGACAATGTTAGCCTTTGTTACCTGTGATGCAGCAGTCTCTTCTACGCTTTGGCAAAAAATGTTAACCAGAGCAGCAGATAGAAGCTTCAATTCTATCACCGTTGATGGTGACACAAGTACAAATGATTGTTTAATTGCTTTAGCAAATGGTCAATCTCGCACCCCAGCAATTACCGAAATGGGGGCAGAGGCACAGAAGCTAGAAGCCATGTTAACTTATGTATGTCAGCATTTAGCAAAAGCGATCGCTCGTGATGGCGAAGGAGCAACTTGTTTAATAGAAGTCCAAGTCACAGGCGCTCATGATGAATTAGCAGCCCGTCAAATCGCCAAAACCATTGCAGGTTCATCTTTAGTCAAAGCCGCCATTTTCGGTCATGATCCCAATTGGGGACGGATTGCGGCGGCTGCTGGTCGGGCTGGAGTCCGGTTTGAACAGGAAAACCTCTCTATTAAATTAGGGGATATTTTACTATTTGAAAATGGTCAACCTTTACCTTTTGATAAAGCAGCGGCTAGTGCATATTTAAAAGCAGCCGCTCATGGTGAATATCTGCAATCAGACACAGTGTTAATTTCCGTCAGTGTTGGTAATGGTCATGGCACAGGACAGGCTTGGGGTTGTGACTTGAGTTATGATTATGTGAAAATTAACGCTGAGTATACGACCTAA
- the gatB gene encoding Asp-tRNA(Asn)/Glu-tRNA(Gln) amidotransferase subunit GatB encodes MTTATPVKTEYEAIIGLETHCQLSTNTKIFSNSSTAFGADPNTNIDPVCMGLPGVLPVLNAKVLEYAVKTGLALNCQIARYSKFDRKQYFYPDLPKNYQISQYDLPIAEHGWIEIELVDDAGNPSRKRIGITRLHMEEDAGKLVHAGSERLSGSTYSLVDYNRAGIPLVEIVSEPDLRTGQEAAEYAQELRRIVRYLGVSDGNMQEGSLRCDVNISVRPVGREKFGTKVEIKNMNSFSAIQKAIDYEIERQIAAIESGEKIIQETRLWEEGSQRTSSMRVKEGSSDYRYFPEPDLAPIEVTQTELDSWLSELPQLPASKRHYYENELGLSAYDARVLTEDKPVADYFESAISKGANPKSAANWITQDIAGYLNKQKLTISEIKLTAVNLADVITRIENGKISNAQAKEKLTDLLNGVSPEEAFAGQELISDRTILEPIIDEIIAANAQQVEKYRKGNTNLKGFFVGQVLKKTDKRAEPKLTNQLVEEKLNAPM; translated from the coding sequence ATGACCACAGCCACACCCGTAAAAACTGAATATGAAGCGATTATTGGCTTAGAAACCCATTGTCAACTCAGTACCAATACCAAGATTTTCTCCAACAGTTCCACAGCCTTTGGTGCTGACCCCAATACTAACATTGATCCTGTATGTATGGGTTTACCAGGGGTTTTACCCGTACTTAACGCCAAAGTTCTCGAATACGCCGTGAAAACGGGTTTGGCGTTAAATTGTCAAATCGCTCGGTATAGTAAATTTGACCGCAAACAATATTTTTATCCTGATTTACCCAAAAATTACCAAATTTCTCAATATGATTTACCCATAGCCGAACATGGTTGGATAGAAATTGAATTGGTAGATGATGCAGGAAACCCCAGTCGCAAACGCATTGGTATTACCCGTTTACACATGGAAGAGGATGCAGGGAAACTCGTCCACGCTGGGAGTGAAAGACTTTCCGGTTCTACCTATTCTCTCGTAGATTATAACCGCGCGGGGATTCCCTTGGTAGAAATTGTTTCTGAACCAGATTTACGGACAGGACAAGAAGCGGCGGAATATGCCCAAGAACTACGGCGGATTGTCCGCTATCTTGGTGTCAGTGATGGGAATATGCAAGAAGGATCTCTGCGTTGTGATGTGAATATTTCTGTGCGTCCGGTGGGACGAGAGAAATTTGGGACTAAGGTGGAAATTAAGAATATGAACTCCTTCAGTGCGATTCAAAAAGCGATTGATTATGAAATTGAACGCCAAATCGCCGCCATTGAATCAGGAGAAAAGATTATTCAAGAAACTCGGCTTTGGGAAGAAGGTTCGCAACGTACCAGTAGTATGCGAGTGAAAGAAGGTTCTAGTGATTATCGTTATTTTCCTGAACCTGATTTAGCACCCATTGAAGTCACCCAAACAGAATTAGACTCCTGGTTAAGTGAATTACCCCAACTACCTGCAAGCAAACGCCATTATTATGAAAATGAGTTGGGACTTTCGGCTTATGATGCGCGAGTCTTAACTGAGGATAAACCAGTTGCGGACTATTTTGAAAGTGCAATATCTAAAGGTGCAAATCCCAAATCTGCGGCTAACTGGATTACTCAAGATATCGCTGGGTACTTAAACAAACAAAAACTCACCATTTCCGAAATTAAACTGACTGCTGTTAACCTAGCTGATGTGATTACCCGCATTGAAAATGGGAAAATCAGCAACGCTCAAGCTAAGGAAAAACTCACAGATTTACTCAATGGTGTTTCCCCAGAAGAAGCCTTTGCAGGTCAAGAACTGATTTCAGATCGTACCATTCTTGAACCGATCATTGATGAAATCATCGCCGCTAATGCTCAACAAGTCGAAAAATACCGCAAAGGTAACACCAACCTCAAAGGCTTTTTCGTGGGACAAGTCCTGAAAAAAACCGATAAACGCGCAGAACCCAAACTCACCAATCAATTGGTAGAAGAGAAACTCAATGCACCAATGTAG
- a CDS encoding fasciclin domain-containing protein — protein MNSVFSKTLAITVAATTLFISVPAFAESQPAPMGNKPHTSKTKVGTIIDVASGNSSFKTLVAAIKAAGLVETLSGQGPFTVFAPTDAAFAALPKGTLEKLLKPENKGTLVKILTYHVVSGAVYAKDIKPGDVKTVEGQPVNIKAKKGVVYVGNAKVTKTDVKASNGVIHVINKVLLPPNVKL, from the coding sequence ATGAATTCCGTTTTTAGTAAAACACTTGCTATCACTGTAGCTGCAACCACCCTTTTCATCAGTGTTCCTGCTTTTGCAGAAAGCCAACCTGCACCTATGGGCAATAAACCTCATACTAGTAAAACCAAAGTAGGAACAATTATTGATGTTGCCAGTGGTAACAGTTCCTTTAAAACCTTAGTAGCCGCTATCAAAGCCGCAGGTTTAGTAGAAACCCTATCTGGTCAAGGACCATTTACCGTATTTGCACCCACAGACGCAGCCTTTGCTGCCTTACCAAAAGGAACTTTAGAAAAACTTTTGAAGCCAGAAAACAAAGGAACTTTAGTCAAAATTCTGACCTATCATGTAGTTTCGGGTGCAGTTTACGCTAAAGATATCAAACCTGGTGATGTCAAAACAGTTGAAGGTCAACCAGTAAATATAAAAGCTAAAAAAGGCGTAGTGTATGTAGGTAACGCTAAAGTTACTAAAACAGACGTTAAAGCTAGTAATGGCGTAATTCATGTGATTAATAAAGTGCTACTTCCTCCTAATGTGAAGTTGTAG